The genomic DNA GCACAATTGGATTTACCCTCGGGGCTTAAGGTTACAAAGGCTTATCAGACATGTTATTTTCACTTCGGGAACCTTTCCGGAGGTCCATACTATTTTGAACTGGAAATCCATTCATCGATCATCCTTCCCACCGGCATCCGGATCTCGCTTATGCCCTCAATGGGGTATGTACAGGATGACGGGGGTGAAACGATCCATCTGAACAGGGATGGAGTCACCCTTCCGTTGATTGTACGCACGAGGGAATCCGGGGATCGCATGAAGGTGAAAGGGATGGAGGGCTCGAAGAAGCTCAAGACCCTTTTCATCGATGAAAAAATCCCTTTGCATCTTCGGGACCGGTGGCCGGTCGTCACTGATTCTGAAGGCAGGATCCTTTGGGTTCCCGGATTAAGGAAGTCCGTTTACGATACGGGAGAGGGACGCGAGGATAGTTTAGTGTTACAAGTCAAGAGCAATCATCTTCTAGGAGGCAGTTGAACATTGTTAAATCAGGATATTGAAAAGGTACTTATTTCAGAAGAAGAACTTCAAGAAAAGATCAAAGCGCTGGGTGCTGAACTGACGGATGCCTATCAAGATAAGTTTCCGCTGGCAATCGGTGTACTGAAAGGCGCGATGCCATTCATGGCGGATCTGTGCAAGCGCATCGATGCCCATATGGAAATGGACTTCATGGATGTGTCCAGCTACGGCAGCTCCACTGTCTCTTCAGGAGAGGTGAAGATCGTCAAAGACCTCGATACGAAAGTGGAAGGGCGCGACATCCTGATTATCGAAGATATCATCGACAGCGGCTTGACGCTGAGCTATCTTGTCGAACTGTTCCGCTACCGTAAGGCAAAATCAATCAGCATCGTCACTCTGCTTGATAAGCCAACGGGACGCAAAGCAGATATCAAGGCAGATTATGTAGGCTTCATCGTACCGGATGAATTCGTTGTCGGCTACGGCCTTGATTATGCGGAAAGATACCGTAACCTCCCTTACATCGGAGTACTGAAACCAGCGGTGTATACAACAGGGGAATAACGTCCATCTTAAGAAGAGTCTTCGCAAGTGCAATTTGTTGTAATGCCATGATTTACTATGATACTATTTTACGTAGTTTGTTTACCGTGGGAGGAGGTAAGGGATGAAACGGATCTTTTCTAACACCATATTCTATTTACTTGTATTTTTACTGATCATAGGTGTGGTGAGTTTTTTCAACAACAACAACGAACCAACCAAAACGATCGATTACAGTACGTTTATTAATAAGTTGGAAGACAATCAAGTCAAATCATTCTCCGTCCAGCCTTCAAGGGGCGTTTATGAACTGAAGGGGCAGATGAGGGATGCTAAGAAAGACGAGTACTTCGTGACTCACATCCTGTCTACCGATGGAAAGCTCATGGATCGGATCAACGACGCCGCCAGTGGCACAACTGGTGAAGATGCCCTTAAGAAGGTAGACGTCGAAATCCTGGAAGCGAAAGAAACCAACGGGTGGATTTCCGTCTTTACGACGATCATCCCATTCGTCATCATCTTCATTCTCTTCTTCTTCTTGCTCAATCAGGCTCAGGGCGGTGGAAGCCGTGTCATGAACTTCGGTAAGAGCAAAGCCAAGCTTTACAGCGAAGAGAAGAAAAAAGTCCGCTTCAAGGATGTTGCCGGAGCAGACGAAGAGAAACAGGAACTTGTGGAAGTCGTAGAATTCCTCAAGGATCCACGTAAGTTCTCTGAAATCGGTGCACGCATTCCAAAGGGTGTCCTTCTTGTAGGACCTCCTGGTACCGGTAAAACCTTGCTGGCCCGTGCGGTTGCCGGGGAAGCAGGCGTTCCGTTCTTCTCCATCAGTGGTTCGGACTTCGTGGAAATGTTTGTAGGGGTCGGTGCATCCCGTGTACGTGACCTGTTCGAAAATGCGAAGAAAAATGCTCCATGTATCATCTTCATCGATGAGATCGATGCTGTCGGTCGTCAACGTGGTGCAGGACTCGGCGGAGGTCACGATGAACGTGAGCAGACGTTGAACCAGCTCCTTGTTGAAATGGACGGATTCGGTGCCAACGAAGGAATCATCATCGTGGCTGCAACGAACCGACCTGATATCCTTGACCCTGCATTGCTTCGTCCAGGACGTTTCGACCGTCAGATCACAGTCGACCGCCCGGATGTGAACGGTCGTGAAGCGGTACTGAACGTGCATGCGAAGAACAAGCCGCTTGATGATTCAGTTGATATGAAAGCCATTGCCCAAAGGACACCTGGTTTCTCTGGTGCCGATCTTGAGAACCTCCTCAACGAAGCTGCCCTTGTGGCCGCCCGTGAAGATAAGAAAAAGATCGACATGCGCGACATCGACGAAGCAACGGACCGTGTCATTGCCGGACCTGCCAAGAAGAGCCGTGTCATTTCAGAGAAGGAACGCAAGATCGTTGCCTTCCACGAAGCAGGTCATACCGTCATCGGCTGTGTCCTAGATGAAGCCGATATGGTTCATAAAGTGACCATCGTACCTCGTGGTCAGGCTGGTGGATACGCAGTCATGCTTCCTAAGGAAGATCGTTACTTCATGACGAAGCCGGAACTCCTTGATAAAATCACAGGACTCCTTGGTGGGCGAGTAGCGGAAGAGGTCATCTTCGGAGAAGTTTCGACCGGTGCCCATAATGACTTCCAGCGCGCCACAGGCATTGCCCGCAAAATGGTGACGGAATATGGAATGAGTGAAAAACTCGGACCGCTTCAATTCGGTCAGCAACAAGGCGGTCAGGTGTTCCTTGGACGTGACATCAACAGCGAGCAAAATTATTCAGACGCCATTGCTCATGATATCGATCTTGAAATGCAGCGCTTCATCAATGAAAGCTATGCGCGTGCAAAAACGATCCTTACTGAGAATCGCGACAAACTGGAACTCATCGCTAAGACATTGCTTGAAGTCGAGACTCTTGATGCCGCTCAGATTAAGAACCTAATGGATCACGGTAAACTTCCAGAGCGTGTATATGAATCCGACGTCGAAACAAGCGACGTGAAAGT from Rossellomorea marisflavi includes the following:
- the hpt gene encoding hypoxanthine phosphoribosyltransferase gives rise to the protein MLNQDIEKVLISEEELQEKIKALGAELTDAYQDKFPLAIGVLKGAMPFMADLCKRIDAHMEMDFMDVSSYGSSTVSSGEVKIVKDLDTKVEGRDILIIEDIIDSGLTLSYLVELFRYRKAKSISIVTLLDKPTGRKADIKADYVGFIVPDEFVVGYGLDYAERYRNLPYIGVLKPAVYTTGE
- the ftsH gene encoding ATP-dependent zinc metalloprotease FtsH: MKRIFSNTIFYLLVFLLIIGVVSFFNNNNEPTKTIDYSTFINKLEDNQVKSFSVQPSRGVYELKGQMRDAKKDEYFVTHILSTDGKLMDRINDAASGTTGEDALKKVDVEILEAKETNGWISVFTTIIPFVIIFILFFFLLNQAQGGGSRVMNFGKSKAKLYSEEKKKVRFKDVAGADEEKQELVEVVEFLKDPRKFSEIGARIPKGVLLVGPPGTGKTLLARAVAGEAGVPFFSISGSDFVEMFVGVGASRVRDLFENAKKNAPCIIFIDEIDAVGRQRGAGLGGGHDEREQTLNQLLVEMDGFGANEGIIIVAATNRPDILDPALLRPGRFDRQITVDRPDVNGREAVLNVHAKNKPLDDSVDMKAIAQRTPGFSGADLENLLNEAALVAAREDKKKIDMRDIDEATDRVIAGPAKKSRVISEKERKIVAFHEAGHTVIGCVLDEADMVHKVTIVPRGQAGGYAVMLPKEDRYFMTKPELLDKITGLLGGRVAEEVIFGEVSTGAHNDFQRATGIARKMVTEYGMSEKLGPLQFGQQQGGQVFLGRDINSEQNYSDAIAHDIDLEMQRFINESYARAKTILTENRDKLELIAKTLLEVETLDAAQIKNLMDHGKLPERVYESDVETSDVKVNIQKKNDEPVSGDSSNRDDTDRV